The Methanoculleus marisnigri JR1 genome window below encodes:
- a CDS encoding ATP-binding protein, with protein MESFPPAVTEYLRDFRLQEVRDIVETLLYIYIAQNSASSRGEGAGVVEQSCYAYTSGPLFALRQVGLIESASWHGTTVLTATSTGEAIARPLMEARLRALDIESLAREIHEIVPALLAGTVKGSFVNKTFPSTLPRTEETFISFLLNNSPGLFLECERFASRLRAAGCAVLAYAYDLDGAKADGVVYTFPPEFAYILKGVLEQIDPAIREHYDMLLESFYSTFTVLRYLACGEDYDRIRASPAHRRELARVLSELDDAIYVLEGVREEDGVDLARFIVKDRNLYDTLLRDLEQALMAEIAEKIVIDGSAPAAEPSSPTPEEPSPAAEEIPVGTPAAEEEWEEFVFPDEEEEEEMEEPLPITPPPARRRAAPSPGPSSNAVFVERRSPEPSHVPAGAPRSGGFDIFLGHAQDGQQVNWSPGQLNNGHMIILGGSGAGKTETIRCVASELAAKEMPVVLIDFHGDMAASDGDIRSYKIREGGEYYFNPLELDPDIDEITPLRATSDFVDAISINFPTLGIQQRRKIKNIIKDCYRMSGITGKTETWTRVLDFDDIEGEIMNCEDEAIPAYLEDIFDYKLFSGEEKISIPTILSGGITHINLNALPENLRYLFADLFLRRIYYTLQATGEIPRGTEDERAKFRLFVIVDEAKLLVSQKSGSKSSIKAVLNKYATEMRKFGVSLILASQLIAHFNEEILANIAVKFCMRSENKKQAQENAKFFEVSEKDLLNFQPGEGILIIGSEKMNVRIVPTSGRKP; from the coding sequence ATGGAGTCATTCCCTCCCGCCGTCACCGAGTACCTGCGGGATTTCCGACTGCAGGAGGTTCGCGACATCGTCGAGACACTTCTCTACATCTACATCGCCCAGAACAGCGCGTCGTCCCGGGGAGAAGGGGCGGGGGTGGTCGAACAGAGTTGTTACGCCTACACGTCCGGGCCGCTCTTTGCGCTCAGGCAGGTCGGCCTCATCGAGTCCGCCTCCTGGCACGGCACGACGGTGTTAACGGCGACTTCTACCGGCGAGGCGATAGCCCGGCCGCTGATGGAGGCACGGCTCCGGGCGCTGGACATCGAGAGTCTCGCCCGCGAGATCCACGAGATCGTCCCGGCACTTCTCGCAGGGACCGTGAAGGGGTCGTTCGTCAACAAGACCTTCCCATCCACGCTCCCCCGCACCGAAGAGACGTTCATCAGTTTCCTCCTCAACAACAGTCCGGGCCTTTTTCTCGAGTGCGAACGGTTCGCCTCCCGGCTCAGGGCCGCCGGGTGCGCGGTTCTCGCCTACGCCTACGATCTCGACGGTGCAAAGGCCGACGGCGTCGTCTACACCTTCCCGCCGGAGTTCGCGTACATCCTCAAGGGGGTGCTCGAACAGATCGATCCGGCGATCAGGGAGCACTACGACATGCTCCTCGAGTCGTTCTACTCGACGTTCACCGTTCTGCGCTACCTTGCCTGCGGCGAGGACTACGACCGTATCCGCGCATCGCCTGCCCACCGCCGCGAACTCGCGAGGGTGCTCTCGGAACTCGACGACGCGATCTACGTCCTCGAGGGGGTGCGCGAGGAGGACGGGGTCGACCTCGCCCGGTTCATCGTCAAGGACCGCAACCTCTACGATACGCTTCTGCGCGACCTTGAACAGGCGCTGATGGCCGAGATCGCCGAGAAGATCGTCATCGATGGTTCCGCCCCGGCAGCGGAGCCTTCCTCCCCCACCCCGGAGGAACCGTCTCCCGCCGCGGAAGAGATCCCGGTCGGAACACCCGCGGCCGAGGAGGAGTGGGAAGAGTTCGTCTTCCCCGACGAAGAGGAGGAAGAGGAGATGGAGGAACCGCTCCCGATCACGCCGCCGCCCGCACGCCGGCGTGCCGCCCCGTCCCCCGGCCCTTCCTCAAATGCCGTCTTTGTGGAACGCCGTTCCCCCGAACCGTCACACGTCCCGGCAGGAGCACCCCGGTCGGGGGGGTTCGACATCTTCCTCGGGCATGCGCAGGACGGGCAGCAGGTCAACTGGTCGCCCGGCCAGCTCAACAACGGCCACATGATCATCCTCGGCGGTTCGGGCGCCGGCAAGACCGAGACGATCCGGTGCGTCGCCTCAGAGCTCGCGGCAAAGGAGATGCCGGTCGTCCTGATCGATTTCCACGGGGACATGGCCGCAAGCGACGGGGATATCCGGTCGTACAAGATCCGCGAGGGCGGTGAGTACTACTTCAACCCGCTGGAACTCGACCCCGATATCGACGAGATCACCCCGCTCCGGGCGACCTCGGACTTCGTCGACGCCATCTCGATCAACTTCCCGACGCTCGGCATCCAGCAGCGCCGGAAGATCAAGAACATCATCAAGGACTGCTACCGGATGTCCGGGATCACGGGGAAGACCGAGACCTGGACACGGGTGCTCGACTTCGACGACATCGAGGGCGAGATCATGAACTGCGAGGACGAAGCAATACCGGCCTACCTCGAGGACATCTTCGACTACAAGCTCTTCTCGGGGGAGGAGAAGATCTCGATCCCCACGATCCTCTCCGGCGGGATCACCCATATCAACTTAAACGCTCTCCCGGAGAACCTGCGCTACCTCTTCGCGGACCTCTTCCTCCGGCGGATCTACTATACCCTCCAGGCGACGGGCGAGATCCCGCGCGGAACGGAGGACGAGCGGGCGAAGTTCCGGCTCTTCGTGATTGTCGACGAGGCGAAACTCCTGGTGAGCCAGAAGAGCGGTTCGAAGTCCTCGATCAAGGCGGTCTTGAACAAGTACGCGACCGAGATGCGGAAATTCGGGGTCTCGCTGATCCTCGCGTCGCAGCTGATCGCCCACTTCAACGAGGAGATCCTTGCAAACATCGCCGTGAAGTTCTGTATGCGCTCCGAGAACAAAAAGCAGGCCCAGGAAAACGCCAAGTTCTTCGAGGTGAGCGAGAAGGATCTTCTCAACTTCCAGCCGGGAGAGGGGATCCTGATCATCGGTTCGGAGAAGATGAACGTCCGGATCGTCCCGACATCCGGCCGGAAGCCCTGA
- a CDS encoding sensor histidine kinase, whose protein sequence is MTTLTEHQRVAIVMALLAISVFLTYYFHAILMLGTVFSHFFYIPIILTALWWEKRSILVAIFLGGLVVISSLLYRPELLTLNDYGRALMFVVIAFVVASLSEQLKGREQEVKRQRDLVQRYLDVAGVLFVVIGTDHTIRLVNRHGCEVLGYREEELLGKDWFDTVVPGAFREVRRQTFNEMIARKTSIPGQREHPVVTRSGDELILAWQDTVLTGDDGQPIGIIGSGADITDRIRAEEEMRKAHDEANLYLDIMTHDINNANGVALGYADLLEAMLDGGGQEMVRKLRAGVGRSIEIIQNVTTIRRLHSHETATKPVDLDAVVRAEIAHHPGARIAYSGETVRVMADDLLSEVFANLIGNSIKFGDPGVEIAVRVEESGDKVLVSIEDTGPGVSDAVKPTLFTRFARGTSSRSGKGLGLYITRTLVERYGGRVWVDDRVPGRPGRGAAFRFILPRSSRAREPPASPAPPAACRIVTARP, encoded by the coding sequence GTGACTACCCTTACCGAACACCAGCGAGTGGCCATCGTCATGGCACTCCTCGCAATATCGGTCTTCCTGACCTACTACTTCCACGCCATCCTGATGCTCGGGACCGTCTTTTCGCACTTCTTCTACATCCCGATCATCCTGACCGCGCTCTGGTGGGAGAAACGGAGCATACTGGTCGCCATCTTTCTCGGCGGGCTCGTCGTCATCAGCAGCCTCCTTTATCGACCCGAACTCCTGACCCTGAACGACTACGGGCGCGCGCTGATGTTCGTCGTCATCGCTTTCGTCGTCGCGTCCCTCTCCGAGCAGCTCAAAGGGCGGGAGCAGGAGGTGAAGAGACAGAGGGATCTCGTGCAGCGTTACCTGGACGTGGCGGGCGTCCTCTTCGTCGTCATCGGCACCGACCATACCATCCGGCTCGTCAACCGCCACGGGTGCGAGGTGCTCGGCTACCGGGAAGAGGAACTGCTCGGGAAAGACTGGTTCGATACGGTTGTTCCCGGAGCGTTCCGGGAGGTGCGACGGCAGACCTTTAATGAGATGATTGCCCGGAAAACCAGCATTCCAGGGCAGCGGGAGCACCCTGTCGTCACGCGGAGCGGCGACGAACTGATCCTCGCGTGGCAGGACACCGTGCTTACCGGAGACGACGGTCAGCCGATCGGGATAATCGGGTCGGGAGCCGACATCACCGATCGTATCCGGGCCGAAGAGGAGATGCGGAAGGCCCATGACGAGGCAAACCTCTACCTCGACATCATGACGCACGACATCAACAACGCGAACGGCGTCGCTCTCGGGTATGCCGACCTGCTCGAGGCGATGCTCGACGGGGGGGGCCAGGAGATGGTCCGAAAACTCAGGGCCGGCGTCGGCCGGAGCATCGAGATCATCCAGAACGTCACGACGATAAGAAGGCTACATTCCCATGAGACAGCGACGAAGCCCGTCGACCTCGACGCTGTCGTCAGGGCCGAGATTGCCCACCATCCTGGTGCCCGGATCGCCTACAGCGGAGAGACAGTCAGGGTCATGGCCGACGACCTTCTCTCCGAAGTCTTTGCCAATCTCATCGGCAACAGCATCAAGTTCGGGGATCCGGGAGTCGAGATCGCCGTCAGGGTCGAGGAGAGCGGCGATAAGGTTCTGGTCTCGATCGAGGATACCGGGCCGGGAGTATCCGACGCGGTCAAACCAACCCTCTTCACCCGTTTTGCGCGGGGGACGAGCAGCAGGAGCGGAAAAGGGCTCGGCCTCTACATCACCCGCACCCTGGTCGAACGCTACGGCGGTCGGGTATGGGTCGACGACCGGGTTCCGGGGCGTCCCGGACGCGGCGCGGCGTTCCGGTTCATCCTCCCCCGGTCGAGCCGGGCTCGGGAGCCGCCGGCCTCTCCCGCGCCGCCGGCGGCCTGCCGGATAGTCACCGCCAGACCTTGA
- a CDS encoding DUF2124 domain-containing protein produces MELKEQLSGVPGMLRPFKAYLKEAGLEEGDQVVYYGCPGTCTPFIELLGFAVRDLPLEQVYVPYVDEAAAKTVRPVEGVGMQVSGDAVSLDPKVIVLMGGLAMPGVPVEKEAVQSVVAAHPGAKVVGICFMQMFEKMGWLDALDFDLIIDAAIDPVKVWR; encoded by the coding sequence ATGGAATTAAAAGAGCAACTTTCCGGCGTCCCCGGGATGCTCCGGCCGTTCAAGGCATACCTCAAGGAGGCAGGCCTCGAAGAGGGCGATCAGGTCGTCTACTACGGCTGCCCCGGCACCTGCACCCCTTTTATCGAACTCCTGGGGTTCGCCGTCCGGGATCTCCCCCTCGAGCAGGTCTACGTGCCGTACGTGGACGAGGCGGCGGCGAAGACGGTTCGCCCCGTCGAGGGTGTCGGGATGCAGGTCTCCGGCGACGCGGTCAGCCTCGACCCGAAGGTGATCGTCCTGATGGGCGGGCTCGCGATGCCGGGCGTCCCGGTCGAGAAAGAAGCGGTGCAGTCGGTCGTCGCCGCCCATCCCGGGGCGAAGGTCGTGGGCATCTGTTTCATGCAGATGTTTGAGAAGATGGGCTGGCTCGACGCTCTTGATTTCGACCTGATCATCGACGCCGCCATTGACCCGGTCAAGGTCTGGCGGTGA
- a CDS encoding 2-hydroxymuconate tautomerase: protein MPVITIRMAEGRTLEQKRVLADEITAAVTKTFGVEPQVVTIFFEELKTESIARAGKLLSES from the coding sequence ATGCCGGTAATAACCATTCGTATGGCCGAAGGACGGACGCTTGAGCAGAAACGGGTACTCGCAGACGAGATCACCGCCGCGGTCACGAAGACGTTCGGCGTCGAGCCGCAGGTGGTCACCATCTTCTTCGAGGAACTCAAGACCGAGAGCATCGCCCGGGCAGGAAAACTCCTCTCGGAGTCGTAG
- a CDS encoding polyprenyl synthetase family protein — MIPFREFLEKIRPVVDRRIAETAGGEGEIDSAVLALLSKGKRMRAGLLLYIHAGLARTAAPTRQALDLACAVELAHAASLILDDMLDGDTARRGVPSLHLTRGEGRAVLDAVGILALPYALAAPYGAGYVTMLASAQRKMARGVAWEMLGGPDLPAAELYDAIVARKTGCLFSLAAAWGAMVTGKEDAVVAAFGEFGLAAGKAMQVADDIADLRAPGAGVRGSRPGSEALLLRCVPGNNGTRQALGRILEREVSGAAARITNAGRRRVPPEAWEPFGQAVRDIVGLTMAGEVPAG; from the coding sequence ATGATACCGTTTCGCGAATTTCTTGAGAAGATCCGGCCTGTCGTCGACCGCCGGATCGCGGAGACGGCAGGCGGCGAGGGCGAGATCGACTCCGCCGTCCTCGCTCTCCTCTCGAAGGGAAAGCGGATGCGGGCAGGACTCCTTCTCTACATCCACGCCGGTCTCGCCCGCACGGCAGCACCCACCCGACAGGCACTCGACCTCGCCTGCGCCGTCGAGCTCGCCCACGCCGCAAGCCTCATCCTCGACGACATGCTGGACGGGGATACCGCACGGCGGGGCGTTCCCTCTCTTCACCTCACCCGGGGAGAGGGGCGGGCGGTTCTCGACGCCGTCGGCATCCTCGCCCTCCCCTACGCGCTTGCCGCTCCTTACGGTGCCGGATACGTGACGATGCTTGCGTCGGCCCAGCGGAAGATGGCCCGGGGCGTGGCCTGGGAGATGCTCGGGGGCCCGGATCTCCCGGCGGCCGAACTCTACGACGCGATCGTCGCCAGAAAGACGGGGTGCCTCTTCTCGCTCGCGGCCGCCTGGGGTGCCATGGTGACGGGGAAGGAGGATGCGGTCGTCGCCGCGTTCGGCGAGTTCGGCCTCGCCGCCGGGAAGGCGATGCAGGTCGCCGACGACATCGCGGATCTCCGCGCACCCGGTGCGGGGGTCCGGGGCTCCCGACCGGGGTCGGAGGCGCTCCTCCTCCGGTGCGTCCCGGGGAATAACGGAACCCGGCAGGCGCTTGGACGGATTCTCGAGCGGGAGGTGAGCGGTGCGGCCGCCCGGATCACGAACGCCGGACGGCGGCGGGTGCCGCCGGAAGCGTGGGAACCGTTCGGGCAGGCGGTCAGGGATATCGTGGGGCTCACGATGGCGGGAGAAGTGCCTGCCGGGTGA
- a CDS encoding phosphotransferase, with protein sequence MITGKGYLKADDAFGNWLAEVLADRLAGWHGTIRACRMEPASHVVCRYEFPGTGLTVVGKFFGAPTGARTRYNADAAMKNEFSRLHRVSGWIRVPHAIATNSRFKFVLVTEYVPGPTLRELLDAGVSLYDPLTGVAHLLRRLHDGTRTSCKRERDFAYFHAVLDQNGLPGPLRKWFDRLLGAWWHSTRLDREGCTVHGDATLSNYLFDGGVCAIDFEGARNHTHPVRDLGILAAELRASGGSISTAEDYIGHLLWHYSRSEEEFRHHTAVLPFFMALGHLRIARLPWRTAERDWLLAEAEACLGAIHR encoded by the coding sequence TTGATCACCGGGAAAGGATACCTGAAGGCCGACGATGCGTTCGGGAACTGGCTCGCGGAAGTCCTCGCCGACCGGTTGGCCGGGTGGCACGGTACGATCCGGGCTTGCCGGATGGAGCCTGCATCGCATGTCGTCTGCCGGTACGAGTTTCCCGGAACGGGATTGACCGTAGTCGGCAAATTCTTCGGCGCGCCGACCGGTGCGAGAACCCGCTACAACGCAGATGCGGCGATGAAAAACGAGTTTTCGCGGCTCCACCGTGTGTCCGGCTGGATCCGCGTCCCCCATGCCATCGCCACGAACAGCCGGTTTAAATTCGTCCTCGTGACCGAGTACGTCCCGGGCCCGACCCTGCGGGAACTCCTCGATGCGGGGGTATCCCTGTACGACCCCCTGACCGGCGTCGCACACCTGCTCCGCCGGCTCCACGACGGCACGCGAACCTCATGCAAACGGGAACGCGATTTCGCCTACTTCCACGCAGTGCTCGACCAGAACGGCCTTCCCGGACCCTTGAGGAAGTGGTTCGACCGCCTGCTCGGGGCGTGGTGGCACAGTACGCGGCTCGACCGGGAGGGGTGCACGGTCCACGGCGATGCCACGCTCAGCAACTATCTCTTCGACGGCGGGGTCTGTGCGATCGACTTCGAAGGGGCCCGGAACCACACCCACCCGGTTCGCGATCTCGGCATCCTGGCCGCGGAACTCAGGGCATCGGGCGGGAGCATTTCGACTGCCGAAGACTACATCGGCCACCTGCTCTGGCACTACAGCCGTAGTGAAGAGGAGTTCCGGCACCATACCGCCGTCCTCCCCTTCTTCATGGCGCTCGGGCACCTCAGGATCGCACGGCTGCCCTGGCGGACGGCGGAACGTGACTGGCTTTTAGCGGAGGCGGAGGCATGTCTCGGCGCGATCCACCGGTAA
- a CDS encoding HAD family hydrolase, with protein sequence MSRRDPPVTGVLFDCYGTLIDVLTDEGDIETYRCLSRWLIYQGVRIAPEDLQDLYTGGVREAIERAGGPYSEVRVEEVFAGICAEHAVWKIDTKRLGIESARAFRAASLRRLGVIERTRELLDLFGAKKTGVVSNGQRVFSEREMRALGLYDRLGFVIFSSDLGYQKPDDRIYAAALERMRLSAPEVLFIGDNAENDVDAPRRFGMQALHVEEAWERYGV encoded by the coding sequence ATGTCTCGGCGCGATCCACCGGTAACGGGAGTTCTCTTCGACTGCTACGGGACGCTCATCGACGTCCTGACCGACGAAGGGGATATCGAGACCTACCGGTGCCTCTCGCGATGGCTCATCTACCAGGGGGTCAGGATCGCTCCCGAGGACCTGCAGGATCTCTACACCGGCGGGGTCAGGGAGGCGATCGAGCGGGCCGGAGGCCCCTACTCCGAGGTTCGGGTCGAGGAGGTCTTTGCCGGCATCTGTGCCGAACATGCCGTCTGGAAGATCGACACGAAGCGGCTCGGCATCGAGTCCGCCCGGGCGTTCCGGGCCGCGTCACTCCGGCGTCTCGGTGTCATCGAGAGGACCCGGGAGCTGCTCGACCTCTTCGGCGCAAAGAAGACGGGGGTCGTCTCGAACGGGCAGCGGGTCTTCTCGGAGCGCGAGATGCGGGCGCTCGGGCTCTACGACCGTCTCGGCTTCGTCATCTTCTCTTCAGACCTCGGCTACCAGAAACCGGATGACCGGATATACGCGGCGGCGCTCGAGCGGATGCGGCTTTCCGCCCCCGAAGTTCTCTTCATCGGGGACAACGCCGAGAACGACGTCGATGCTCCCCGGAGATTCGGGATGCAGGCGCTGCACGTCGAGGAGGCGTGGGAGCGCTACGGGGTGTAA
- a CDS encoding GTP-binding protein, whose protein sequence is MAEGRLKIVVFGSFNAGKSSFIQALDPRSRHIEASSEEGPTTVAFDFGRLTVGDRAVFLFGTPGQERFEFVRQILSRGMDGAIIVVDATTGVDAMTRHLYGQLKDLKVPLAFMANKCDSPGAVPEAVSRDLPGEMVHPISARNGENVHAALDAFVATLPAR, encoded by the coding sequence ATGGCAGAAGGCAGGCTCAAGATTGTCGTTTTTGGTTCCTTCAATGCGGGCAAGTCCAGTTTCATCCAGGCGCTCGATCCCCGCAGCCGTCACATCGAGGCGTCCTCGGAAGAGGGCCCCACGACCGTTGCATTCGATTTCGGCAGATTGACGGTGGGAGACAGGGCCGTTTTTCTCTTCGGGACACCGGGGCAGGAGCGGTTCGAGTTTGTCCGGCAGATCCTCTCGCGGGGGATGGACGGCGCGATCATCGTCGTGGACGCCACCACGGGAGTGGACGCGATGACAAGGCACCTGTATGGCCAGCTGAAAGACCTCAAGGTGCCGCTCGCGTTCATGGCGAACAAGTGCGACAGTCCCGGCGCGGTGCCCGAGGCCGTCAGCCGGGATCTCCCCGGGGAGATGGTGCATCCAATCTCCGCGCGAAACGGCGAGAACGTCCATGCGGCTCTTGACGCCTTTGTCGCGACTCTGCCCGCCAGGTAG